GCCCTCACAATACTCAAAAAATTACCTAAACTAGAGTTTATATATATATACAAACTTTCAGCTCTTCCAGTAGAAGTAAAAGAGCTAAGACAGCTTAAGAAAGCAATGTTTTGGTTACAAAGACCAACCCAATCAGATTGGGAATCTCTATTTAATAACTTAGCAATGTTAGGATCTTTAGAAGATTTACAGGTTTATGGAGGAGGAGGTAAGGCTATACCTAAACAAATAGAGCAATTTCAGAAATTGAAATCCTTGCGTTTAGCTGGGAATGGTTTAACAACGCTTCCCGAAGAAATAAAAAACCTTACAAACCTTAAGCTTCTAAACTTGGAAATGAATAAGTTCCCCCCCGAAGAAAAAGCCCGCATCAAAAAACTATTACCCAATACTGAGATTAAGTTTTAAACAAAAAGTTTTAGTATATTGGCAAGCCTTGTTCCTGTGTGGGGCAGGGCTTTTTTTATGGACGAAAATCTGAATAATATGAAAAGATATATTGGGCTATGTGGCTTCCTGCTTTTGCTGACAATGACCAGTTGTGCCCAAAACAAGCAAAACGCCGTGAAACTATTGAGTATGGAAGCGTTAGAGAAACTAGAGCGAATACACCCCGAAAAAGCATTGGAGAAGCCAGAGGAGGTAATGAAATTAGAGCTAACAGGAGGATCATTTAATGATGTGATACCAAAGCTTAAGTCATTTAAAAACCTTCAATATCTTTCTTTAGAAAGTTGTAATTTGGGTAAAATACCTGGGGTTGTATTTGATTTGAAACAGTTACAAGTATTGAATGTAGTAGGAAATAAGCTGAGTATTTTGCCTAAGCAAATAGGCTCGCTTGTAAACTTGCAAAAGTTAGAAGTTGCATTTAACCCTTTTACACAACTGCCAGCAGAAATAGGAAAGTTAGAAAAGTTAGAGCATCTGAACTTGTCAGGTGTTCAATTATCGTCTTATCCTTCTGAGTTTACCAAATTAAATAATCTAAAGGAGGTTATTTTACAACAAAGTAACATTACATCTTTACCAGAGCAGTATAAAGGCTTATCATCTTTAAGTTCTATATGGTTAAACCAGAATCCAAATCTTAACCTGTCAGAAACATTTAAGGTGCTGTCTACATTGCCAAAGTTGGCTGAAGTAATACTTACAGATTCTGATATAAAAGTGTTATCAACCGATCTACCTGTATTACCTTCTTTAAAGAAGCTACTGGTAGATGCTAAAAATCTAGATGTAAAGCAATCTATTCCGTTTTTGAAAAAACTAAGTGGATTAAAGCATTTGTATTTAGAGAATGTAAGTAAGGTACCAGAAAACCTTGAGCAACTAACTCAAGTAAAAGAATTAGTTTTACGTTTGAGAATGGAGAATAAAGAGGATATACAGCAATTATTTGCAAATATTGAAGCGATGTCTTCGCTTAATCTATTACAGGTTTATGGTGTGAAATCATTGCCTACAAATATAGGAGAACTAACAAACTTAACTACATTAAATTTAAGGGGAAATTTTTTAAAAACACTTCCAGAAGAAATTAAGAGCCTTAGCAATCTTAAGTTGCTAGATTTACAAATCAATAGCTTCCCTCCCGAAGAAAAAGCCCGCATCAAAAAACTATTACCCAATACCGAGATTAAGTTTTAAACAAAAAGTTTTGGTATATTTACAGTCTCCCAATACATTGGCAGGCTTTTTTGAACATAGCCCGAAAAACAAATTGTTGGTACTCTTTCTATAGTCTTAAAAATTCTCTTAACAGTCAAACTTAAAAAATGATGAATCACTTCAAATCCACAATAACCTTGTTTTTAATTTTAACGGCGTGAGGGTACCCGAAAGCCCAAAACAGTAAAAGAAACGCTTAAAAACCCTAAGGTTGCCAGAAGTGGCACTACTGAGAAGAAGGGAAAGTATAAGTCACTGGAGGAAGCACTCAAAACTCCTGAGGATGTAACTGATCTAGATTTGGATTTGAAACAGCTCACCGCTATGCCTGGAGAAATCGGGGAACTGACAAATTTGAAGCATTTGTCTTTGAGCAAAAATGAACTTAACACCTTGCCTGCGACTATAGGAGAGATGAAAAACCTGGAGTCGTTACTTTTTTGCCTGGTGAAATTGGAAACCTGAACAATTTAGAGAATTTACGTTTGAATAAGAACAAACTTACCACTTTGCCCCCAACTATAGGGCAATTACAAAATTTGGAGGAGTTGCACTTGGATGATAACAAACTCACTACTTTACCTTCGGATATTGGGCAGCTAAAAAAACTAAAGGAGTTGTATGTTTGGAAGAATCAACTCACGATTTTACCTTCATCTATTGGGAATCTGACAAAATTGAAAGGATTGTATTTATCTAGAAATCAATTGAGTTCTTTGCCAGACAACATTGCTGCACTTAAAAGTTTAGAAGTGTTGAATTTGGATAATAACAAATTAACTAACTTGCCTTTGGCTATACTTAAGTTGAAGAGTTTAAAGATGTTGGATTTGCATAGTAACCAGCTCACTAGTGTAACAGGAATGAAATAAATGTAATATTAATTATTATCTTTGGGTTGTAGCAAAATTTAGCAACCATGAACAGAGGCAAAGCATTACCCAAGTTAGAACTTAGCACTCGCCAGCATCAGCTTTTGAGTGCCTATCTCAATAAGCGAACAGTTCCAAAGCATTATGAACAACGCATTCATATTATCCTTCGGGCTTTTGATGGCTGGAGCAATCGTAAAATACACCTTGAATACACCCTGCATGTGATGACTGTGTCTAAGTGGCGTAATCGCTGGTTGGCTCACTACAAAGATTTGTGTGCCTATGAACTAGAGGAAAAGACTACGGGTGCACTTTTGCTTTCGAAGATGCTTTCGTTGCTTTCAGATCAGGCTCGTCCAGGCACCCCCTCACGCATTAGCTTGTCGGAAAAGGAGAGCTTGGTGGCATTGGCTTGCAAAAAGCCCGAAGATTTTGGAATACCTCTGAGTCATTGGAATCGGGAGGAGTTAGCTAAGTTCGCTATGAAAATGGGTATTGTTCAACAAATTTCTCCACGTTATGTGAGTAAGATTTTAAAAAAAGCGGGCGATTCGTCCTCACAAAAATAGCTATTGGTTGTTTCCCAAAATAGATAATTGGGAAAGTTTTAAGGCTCAGGTGGAAATGATTTGCGACCTGATTCTGGAAGCCACTCACCCTCACCAACCACTTTTAAACAAACATCTAATAAGTGTAGATGAGAAGAGCGGAATCCAAGCCTTGGAGCGAATCATTACTTCAAATAATGGAAGCCAACGCTTGGAATATGAGTACAAACGTCATGGAACTACCTGCCTGATGGATGTAGAAAATGGAGAAATCTCTTAATGATACACGTAATGAACAGGATTTCCTATCTTTTATCAAGGTGTTGATAGAAAAATACCCTGTAAATGATGATATAACTATCATTGCCGACAATTTAAATACTCACATGTTTGCTTCTCTTGTAAAATGGGTAGCAAAACAAATAGATTTTC
This window of the Microscilla marina ATCC 23134 genome carries:
- a CDS encoding leucine-rich repeat domain-containing protein; the protein is MKRYIGLCGFLLLLTMTSCAQNKQNAVKLLSMEALEKLERIHPEKALEKPEEVMKLELTGGSFNDVIPKLKSFKNLQYLSLESCNLGKIPGVVFDLKQLQVLNVVGNKLSILPKQIGSLVNLQKLEVAFNPFTQLPAEIGKLEKLEHLNLSGVQLSSYPSEFTKLNNLKEVILQQSNITSLPEQYKGLSSLSSIWLNQNPNLNLSETFKVLSTLPKLAEVILTDSDIKVLSTDLPVLPSLKKLLVDAKNLDVKQSIPFLKKLSGLKHLYLENVSKVPENLEQLTQVKELVLRLRMENKEDIQQLFANIEAMSSLNLLQVYGVKSLPTNIGELTNLTTLNLRGNFLKTLPEEIKSLSNLKLLDLQINSFPPEEKARIKKLLPNTEIKF
- a CDS encoding helix-turn-helix domain-containing protein; translation: MNRGKALPKLELSTRQHQLLSAYLNKRTVPKHYEQRIHIILRAFDGWSNRKIHLEYTLHVMTVSKWRNRWLAHYKDLCAYELEEKTTGALLLSKMLSLLSDQARPGTPSRISLSEKESLVALACKKPEDFGIPLSHWNREELAKFAMKMGIVQQISPRYVSKILKKAGDSSSQK
- a CDS encoding leucine-rich repeat domain-containing protein — protein: MPGEIGNLNNLENLRLNKNKLTTLPPTIGQLQNLEELHLDDNKLTTLPSDIGQLKKLKELYVWKNQLTILPSSIGNLTKLKGLYLSRNQLSSLPDNIAALKSLEVLNLDNNKLTNLPLAILKLKSLKMLDLHSNQLTSVTGMK